A single region of the Bacteroides luhongzhouii genome encodes:
- a CDS encoding GNAT family N-acetyltransferase: MMIKEQVKALWKICFDDSEEFVEMYFRLRYKTEVNVAIQSGDEVISALQMLPYPMTFGGETVQTSYISGACTHPDFRSKGVMRELLSQSFARMLRNGVHFSTLIPAESWLFDYYARMGYASVFKYSTKEIILPEFIPSKEIAVSVVSEFQEETYSYLNKKLSERACCIQHTPEDFQVIMTDLAISGGYLFAARQENEIKGVTIIYKGDKHIIINELCAEDKDVEYSLLYAIRQHTGYKCMVQLLPPEDQQPQYPLGMARIINAKEVLQIYAAAFPEDEMQLELSDKQLSVNNGYYYLCKGKCMYSTERLPGAHIQMNISELTDRILQPLKPYMSLMMN, from the coding sequence ATGATGATAAAGGAGCAAGTAAAAGCATTGTGGAAAATCTGTTTTGACGATAGTGAAGAATTCGTTGAAATGTACTTCAGACTGCGCTATAAAACAGAGGTGAATGTCGCCATCCAAAGTGGCGATGAGGTAATTTCTGCGCTTCAGATGCTTCCTTATCCGATGACTTTCGGCGGAGAGACAGTGCAGACTTCCTATATTTCAGGAGCCTGTACGCATCCCGATTTCCGAAGCAAAGGGGTCATGCGAGAGCTTTTATCACAGTCTTTCGCCCGGATGTTACGAAATGGAGTACATTTCAGTACATTGATACCGGCAGAGTCCTGGTTGTTCGATTACTATGCCCGCATGGGATATGCTTCCGTATTCAAGTATTCAACTAAAGAGATCATTTTACCGGAGTTTATTCCTTCTAAAGAGATAGCGGTCAGTGTGGTTTCGGAGTTTCAGGAAGAGACCTATTCCTATTTGAATAAGAAGCTTTCCGAACGGGCTTGCTGTATTCAGCACACGCCGGAAGACTTTCAGGTTATTATGACTGATCTTGCCATCAGCGGAGGATACTTATTTGCAGCCAGACAAGAAAACGAAATCAAGGGGGTGACTATTATATATAAAGGAGACAAACATATCATTATCAATGAGCTTTGCGCTGAAGATAAAGATGTGGAATATAGCCTATTGTATGCTATCAGGCAACACACCGGATATAAGTGCATGGTTCAACTCTTACCTCCCGAAGATCAACAGCCTCAATATCCGTTGGGCATGGCACGTATCATCAATGCCAAAGAAGTGCTGCAAATCTATGCCGCGGCTTTCCCCGAAGATGAAATGCAGCTGGAATTGTCGGACAAGCAATTGTCGGTGAATAACGGTTATTATTACCTGTGTAAAGGGAAGTGTATGTATAGTACCGAGCGGCTGCCCGGTGCGCATATACAGATGAATATTAGTGAACTAACCGATAGAATACTCCAGCCGTTAAAGCCATATATGAGCTTAATGATGAATTAA
- a CDS encoding DUF2156 domain-containing protein, with protein MIPFKDITLADKATITSFTMKSDRRNCDLSFSNLCSWRFLYDTQFAVVDDFLVFKFWAGDQLAYMMPVGAGDLKAVLWELIEDARKENQHFCMLGVCSNMRTDLETILPEQFTFTEDRDYADYIYLRSDLSTLKGKKFQAKRNHINRFRNTYPDYEYTPITPDRIQECLDLEAEWCKVNNCDQQEGTGNERRALIYALHNFEALGLTGGILHVNGKIVAFTFGMPINHETFGVHVEKADTSIEGAYAMINYEFANRIPEQYIYINREEDLGIEGLRKAKLSYQPATILEKYMACLKEHPMNMIKW; from the coding sequence ATGATTCCATTTAAAGATATCACATTAGCAGACAAAGCCACAATCACCTCATTCACGATGAAAAGTGATCGCCGCAATTGCGACCTTTCATTCTCCAATCTTTGCAGCTGGAGGTTCTTATATGACACTCAATTCGCAGTGGTCGATGACTTTCTGGTATTCAAGTTCTGGGCGGGAGATCAACTTGCTTATATGATGCCCGTAGGCGCAGGAGATTTGAAAGCAGTATTGTGGGAGCTGATAGAAGATGCCCGCAAAGAGAACCAGCATTTCTGTATGCTGGGAGTGTGCAGCAATATGCGCACCGATCTTGAGACCATCCTTCCGGAACAGTTCACTTTCACAGAAGACCGCGACTATGCGGATTATATTTATTTGAGAAGTGATCTTTCTACGCTGAAAGGGAAGAAATTCCAGGCGAAAAGAAATCATATCAACCGGTTCCGCAACACTTATCCGGATTACGAATACACACCGATTACCCCGGACCGTATTCAGGAATGTCTGGATCTGGAAGCAGAGTGGTGTAAAGTGAATAATTGTGACCAACAGGAGGGGACAGGCAACGAACGCCGCGCCCTGATTTATGCCCTTCACAATTTCGAAGCACTCGGACTGACGGGAGGCATCCTGCATGTGAACGGTAAAATCGTCGCATTCACATTCGGTATGCCTATCAATCATGAGACGTTCGGCGTGCATGTAGAAAAAGCGGATACCAGCATTGAAGGTGCGTATGCTATGATTAATTATGAATTCGCCAACCGGATTCCCGAACAATATATCTATATCAACCGGGAAGAGGATTTAGGCATTGAAGGTTTGCGCAAAGCCAAACTGTCTTACCAGCCGGCAACGATTCTGGAAAAATATATGGCTTGCCTCAAAGAGCATCCCATGAATATGATTAAATGGTAA
- a CDS encoding acetate kinase, whose product MKILVLNCGSSSIKYKLFDMTSKEVIAQGGIEKIGLKGSFLKLTLPNGEKKILEKDIPEHTIGVEFILNTLIHPEYGAIKSLDEINAVGHRMVHGGERFSESVLLNKEVLEAFAACNDLAPLHNPANLKGVNAVSAILPDIPQVGVFDTAFHQTMPDYAYMYAIPHELYEKYGVRRYGFHGTSHRYVSKRVCEFLGVNPVGQKIITCHIGNGGSIAAIKDGKCMDTTMGLTPLEGLMMGTRSGDIDAGAVTFIMEKEGLNTTGVSNLLNKKSGVLGISGVSSDMRELLAACAAGNEKAILAEKMYYYRIKKYIGAYAAALGGVDIILFTGGVGENQMECRREVCKDMEFMGIELDNDVNAKVRGEEAIISTPASKVKVVVIPTDEELLIASDTMDILKK is encoded by the coding sequence ATGAAAATTCTGGTATTGAACTGCGGAAGTTCATCTATTAAATATAAATTGTTCGATATGACCAGCAAAGAAGTGATTGCGCAAGGTGGTATCGAAAAAATCGGTCTGAAAGGATCTTTCTTGAAACTGACTTTGCCGAACGGTGAAAAGAAAATTCTGGAAAAAGATATTCCTGAACATACAATAGGAGTAGAGTTTATCCTGAATACATTGATTCACCCCGAATATGGCGCTATCAAATCTTTAGATGAGATTAATGCGGTAGGTCACCGTATGGTGCACGGAGGCGAACGTTTCAGCGAATCTGTATTGCTGAACAAGGAAGTGTTGGAGGCTTTTGCAGCTTGCAATGATCTGGCTCCGCTTCACAATCCTGCAAACCTGAAAGGTGTGAATGCAGTTTCTGCTATTCTTCCTGATATTCCGCAGGTAGGTGTATTTGATACGGCTTTCCATCAGACCATGCCGGATTATGCTTACATGTATGCTATTCCTCACGAATTGTATGAAAAGTATGGTGTGCGTCGTTATGGCTTCCACGGAACTTCTCATCGTTATGTGTCAAAACGTGTATGCGAATTCCTGGGTGTGAATCCGGTAGGACAGAAAATTATCACTTGTCACATTGGTAACGGTGGTTCTATCGCTGCTATCAAAGATGGTAAATGTATGGATACTACTATGGGCTTGACTCCGTTGGAAGGTTTGATGATGGGTACTCGTAGCGGTGACATTGATGCCGGTGCAGTAACATTTATCATGGAAAAAGAAGGCTTGAATACTACTGGTGTTTCCAACCTGTTGAACAAGAAGAGCGGTGTACTGGGTATTTCAGGTGTATCAAGCGATATGCGCGAACTCTTGGCTGCTTGTGCGGCTGGTAATGAGAAAGCTATCCTTGCAGAGAAAATGTATTATTACCGTATCAAGAAATATATCGGAGCTTATGCAGCTGCATTGGGTGGTGTAGATATCATCCTGTTTACTGGTGGTGTAGGTGAAAATCAGATGGAATGTCGCCGTGAAGTTTGTAAGGATATGGAATTCATGGGTATTGAACTTGACAACGATGTGAATGCTAAGGTTCGCGGTGAGGAAGCGATTATTTCTACTCCTGCTTCTAAAGTGAAAGTAGTAGTGATTCCGACAGATGAAGAACTGTTGATCGCATCCGATACAATGGATATTTTGAAGAAATAA
- a CDS encoding LrgB family protein has protein sequence MSFLENNFFLLAITFGIFFFAKLLQKKTGLVLLNPILLTIALLIIFLKMTNISYETYNKGGHLIEFWLRPAVVALGVPLYLQLEMIKKQLLPILLSQLAGCIVGVISVVLIAKFMGASQEVILSLAPKSVTTPIAMEVTKAIGGIPSLTAAVVVAVGLLGAICGFKTMKIMRVGSPIAQGLSMGTAAHAVGTSTAMDISSKYGAYASLGLTLNGIFTALLTPTILRLLGVL, from the coding sequence ATGAGTTTCTTAGAGAATAATTTCTTCCTGTTGGCTATCACCTTCGGGATTTTCTTCTTTGCCAAATTGCTTCAGAAGAAAACAGGACTGGTATTATTAAATCCCATATTGCTGACCATCGCCCTATTAATCATCTTTCTTAAAATGACAAATATCTCATACGAGACCTATAATAAAGGAGGACATCTGATCGAGTTCTGGCTCCGCCCGGCTGTTGTTGCTTTAGGCGTACCTTTATATCTTCAATTGGAAATGATAAAAAAGCAGTTATTGCCTATCCTTCTGTCTCAACTGGCAGGTTGCATCGTCGGAGTTATTTCAGTAGTGCTGATTGCGAAGTTCATGGGGGCTTCCCAAGAAGTAATCCTGTCTCTGGCTCCCAAATCGGTTACGACTCCGATTGCGATGGAAGTAACCAAAGCCATTGGCGGTATTCCGTCGCTGACAGCGGCAGTTGTTGTAGCAGTAGGTTTATTAGGAGCGATCTGTGGTTTTAAGACCATGAAAATCATGCGTGTAGGCAGTCCGATCGCCCAAGGACTTTCGATGGGAACAGCTGCTCATGCTGTCGGAACCTCTACCGCAATGGATATCAGCAGCAAATATGGAGCATACGCCAGTTTGGGACTGACACTGAATGGAATCTTCACTGCACTGCTCACACCTACGATCCTTCGATTATTAGGTGTCTTGTAA
- a CDS encoding phage integrase SAM-like domain-containing protein, with protein sequence MGRITINGTQAGFSCKKEVSLALWDVKTNRAKGKSEEARTLNQELDNIKAQITRHYQYICDHDSFVTAKKVYNRYVGFSEECHTLMNLFREQLEPYKKKIGIEKAESTYCGLVADYKSLLLFMKSKKNAEDIVIEELEKSFIEDYYNWMLGTCALANSTVFGRVNTLKWLMYIAQEKGWIRVHPFASFECMPEYKRRSFLSEEELQRIIHIEPRYKRQRAMRDMFLFMCFTGLSYVDLKAITYDNIHTDSDGGTWLMGNRIKTGVAYVVKLLPIAIELIEKYRGTDEKKDSPNVSFR encoded by the coding sequence ATGGGCCGTATCACCATCAATGGAACCCAAGCCGGTTTCAGTTGTAAGAAAGAAGTGTCCCTCGCTTTGTGGGACGTCAAAACCAACCGGGCCAAAGGCAAGTCCGAGGAGGCCCGTACACTCAATCAGGAGCTTGACAATATCAAGGCGCAAATCACCAGGCACTACCAGTACATCTGCGACCACGACAGTTTTGTTACAGCCAAGAAAGTCTATAACCGCTATGTCGGCTTCTCAGAGGAATGCCACACCCTTATGAACCTTTTCAGGGAACAGCTGGAACCGTATAAAAAGAAAATCGGCATAGAGAAAGCCGAAAGCACCTACTGCGGTCTGGTTGCCGATTACAAGAGTCTCCTGCTTTTCATGAAAAGCAAGAAGAATGCAGAGGATATTGTCATCGAAGAACTTGAGAAATCATTCATCGAGGATTACTACAACTGGATGCTCGGTACATGCGCTTTGGCAAACTCCACTGTCTTCGGGCGTGTCAATACCTTGAAGTGGCTGATGTATATCGCGCAGGAAAAAGGCTGGATACGGGTTCATCCGTTCGCATCATTCGAGTGTATGCCCGAATACAAGAGGCGTTCTTTCCTTTCCGAAGAGGAACTGCAAAGGATAATCCATATAGAACCGAGATACAAACGCCAGCGTGCCATGCGCGACATGTTCCTGTTCATGTGCTTCACCGGTCTTTCCTATGTGGACTTGAAAGCCATAACATACGATAATATCCATACCGACTCCGACGGCGGTACATGGCTGATGGGCAACCGTATAAAAACGGGAGTGGCGTATGTCGTAAAATTATTGCCCATTGCTATCGAACTGATTGAAAAATATAGGGGTACGGATGAAAAGAAAGACTCCCCGAATGTGTCTTTCCGGTAG
- the pta gene encoding phosphate acetyltransferase: MLNLINQIVARAKANRQRIVLPEGTEERTLKAANMILTDEVADLILLGKPAEINELAAKWGLGNIGKATIIDPETSPKHEEYAQLLCELRKKKGMTIEEARKLTNDPLFFGCLMMKNGDADGQLAGARNTTGNVLRPALQIIKTAPGITCVSGAMLLLTHAPEYGKNGILVMGDVAVTPVPDANQLAQIAVCTAQTAKAVAGIENPKVAMLSFSTKGSAKHEVVDKVVEATKIAKEMAPTLDLDGELQADAALVPEVGASKAPGSEVAGQANVLIVPSLEVGNISYKLVQRLGHADAIGPILQGIACPVNDLSRGCSIEDVYRMIAITANQAIAAKANK, from the coding sequence ATGCTCAATTTAATCAACCAAATCGTGGCGCGTGCGAAAGCAAACCGCCAACGTATTGTTCTTCCGGAAGGAACTGAAGAACGCACATTGAAAGCTGCCAATATGATTTTGACAGACGAAGTAGCTGATCTAATTTTACTGGGTAAACCGGCAGAAATTAATGAACTTGCTGCAAAATGGGGATTGGGAAACATCGGTAAAGCTACTATCATTGATCCTGAAACTTCTCCGAAACACGAAGAGTATGCGCAGTTGTTGTGTGAACTTCGTAAAAAGAAGGGGATGACTATCGAAGAAGCCCGCAAATTAACGAATGATCCTTTATTCTTTGGTTGTTTAATGATGAAGAACGGTGACGCTGACGGTCAGTTGGCTGGTGCTCGCAACACTACTGGTAATGTATTGCGTCCTGCTTTGCAGATTATCAAGACTGCTCCGGGAATCACTTGCGTATCTGGTGCTATGTTGCTCCTGACTCATGCTCCCGAATATGGAAAGAATGGAATTTTGGTCATGGGTGATGTGGCCGTAACTCCGGTTCCTGATGCTAACCAATTGGCGCAGATTGCAGTTTGTACAGCGCAGACTGCCAAGGCGGTTGCCGGTATCGAAAATCCGAAAGTTGCTATGTTGAGTTTCTCTACCAAAGGTTCTGCTAAACATGAAGTGGTAGACAAAGTAGTAGAAGCAACTAAAATAGCTAAGGAAATGGCTCCGACTCTTGATTTGGACGGTGAACTGCAGGCAGATGCGGCTCTTGTTCCTGAAGTAGGTGCAAGCAAAGCTCCGGGTTCGGAGGTAGCCGGACAAGCAAATGTACTGATCGTTCCGAGCCTGGAAGTAGGTAACATCTCTTATAAGTTAGTTCAACGTTTGGGACATGCTGATGCTATCGGCCCGATTCTTCAAGGTATCGCTTGCCCGGTAAACGACTTGTCTCGTGGTTGTTCTATTGAAGATGTATATCGTATGATTGCTATCACGGCTAACCAGGCTATTGCTGCAAAGGCAAATAAATAA
- a CDS encoding CidA/LrgA family protein: MIRQCAILFGCLALGELIVYLTGIKLPSSIIGMLLLTLFLKLGWIKLHWVQGLSDFLVANLGFFFVPPGVALMLYFDVIAAEFWPIVIATIVSTALVLVVTGWVHQIVRKFRLARQIKLARKLHLTDFHLSEKLHLKDKINLTNKDK, from the coding sequence ATGATACGTCAGTGCGCCATTTTATTTGGCTGTTTGGCTTTGGGTGAATTAATAGTTTATCTTACGGGTATCAAGCTCCCCTCCAGCATCATCGGTATGCTGCTGCTCACCCTCTTTTTAAAATTAGGTTGGATCAAATTACATTGGGTACAAGGATTGTCCGATTTTCTGGTTGCCAACTTAGGATTCTTTTTCGTTCCGCCCGGTGTGGCTCTCATGTTGTACTTTGATGTCATCGCGGCAGAGTTCTGGCCGATAGTGATAGCTACCATCGTCAGCACCGCGCTTGTACTTGTCGTTACGGGATGGGTGCACCAAATCGTCCGCAAGTTCAGGCTGGCACGTCAGATTAAGCTGGCGCGCAAACTTCACCTGACGGATTTCCATCTGTCGGAGAAACTGCACCTTAAAGATAAAATCAACTTAACGAATAAAGACAAATGA
- the folP gene encoding dihydropteroate synthase, with protein sequence MMKPISPIYINVKGRLLDLATPQVMGILNVTPDSFYSGSRMQTEEDIAARARQILDEGASMIDIGAYSSRPNAEHISAEEEMRRLRTGLEILNRNHPEAIISVDTFRADVAEECVKEYGVAIINDIAAGEMDHRMFQTVANLGVPYIMMHMKGTPQNMQKEPSYDNLIKDVFLYFARKVQQLHDLGVKDIILDPGFGFGKTLEHNYELLAHLEEFHIFELPVLVGVSRKSMIYKLLGGTPQDSLNGTTVLDTVALMKGAHILRVHDVREAVEAVRITEKLKIESGYDK encoded by the coding sequence ATGATGAAACCTATATCTCCTATTTATATAAATGTAAAAGGGCGGTTGCTCGATCTTGCTACTCCGCAGGTGATGGGAATTTTAAATGTTACTCCCGATTCTTTCTATTCCGGCAGCCGGATGCAGACTGAAGAAGACATTGCTGCCCGGGCCCGGCAGATACTTGATGAAGGTGCTTCGATGATTGATATAGGAGCCTATTCTTCACGACCGAATGCCGAACATATTTCTGCCGAAGAAGAGATGCGAAGACTGCGCACCGGTTTGGAAATTCTGAATCGTAATCATCCCGAAGCCATTATTTCCGTTGATACTTTCCGGGCTGACGTGGCGGAAGAATGTGTGAAAGAATATGGAGTCGCTATTATTAATGACATAGCTGCCGGTGAAATGGATCACCGGATGTTTCAGACAGTAGCCAACTTGGGAGTACCTTATATTATGATGCATATGAAGGGAACTCCCCAAAATATGCAGAAAGAACCGTCTTATGATAATCTGATTAAAGATGTTTTCCTGTATTTCGCTCGTAAAGTACAACAACTTCACGACTTGGGAGTGAAAGATATCATTCTCGATCCGGGATTCGGATTCGGAAAGACATTGGAACATAATTATGAACTGCTGGCACATCTGGAAGAGTTCCATATTTTCGAACTTCCCGTTTTAGTGGGAGTTTCACGAAAATCGATGATTTATAAATTGTTGGGAGGAACCCCGCAAGATTCATTGAACGGGACAACCGTATTGGACACTGTTGCGTTAATGAAAGGAGCGCATATCCTGCGGGTGCATGATGTGCGTGAAGCGGTGGAAGCTGTCCGGATCACAGAGAAATTAAAAATAGAGAGTGGATATGACAAATAA
- the cdaA gene encoding diadenylate cyclase CdaA: protein MFFEFGIKDFIDILLVAFVLYYTYKLMKASGSIKVFTGILVFILIWLVVTQVLEMKLLGSIFDTLMNVGVIALIVLFQDEIRRFLLTLGSHRHVSALARLFNGSKKESLKHDDIMPVVMACLNMGKQKVGALIVIEHNVPLDEVVRTGELIDAAINQRLIENIFFKNSPLHDGAMVISKKRIKAAGCILPVSHDLNIPKELGLRHRAAMGISQQSDAHAIIVSEETGGISVAYRGQFYLRLNAEELESLLTKEN, encoded by the coding sequence ATGTTTTTTGAGTTTGGCATAAAAGATTTTATCGATATTCTGCTGGTAGCTTTTGTTTTGTACTATACCTACAAACTGATGAAAGCTTCCGGTTCTATCAAGGTATTCACCGGAATTCTGGTTTTTATCCTGATCTGGCTGGTGGTGACGCAAGTGCTGGAAATGAAATTGTTGGGCTCTATTTTCGATACATTGATGAATGTGGGTGTGATCGCGTTGATTGTTCTTTTTCAGGATGAGATACGCCGTTTCCTCTTGACTTTGGGATCTCACCGGCATGTCAGTGCACTGGCCCGTCTCTTTAACGGTTCGAAAAAAGAGTCGTTGAAGCATGACGATATCATGCCGGTGGTAATGGCTTGTTTGAATATGGGGAAACAAAAAGTCGGTGCATTGATTGTCATCGAGCATAACGTTCCTTTAGACGAAGTCGTCCGCACGGGCGAACTGATTGATGCGGCGATCAACCAACGCTTGATCGAAAATATATTCTTCAAGAATAGTCCGTTGCACGATGGCGCAATGGTAATCAGCAAAAAACGCATCAAGGCAGCAGGATGTATTCTTCCTGTATCCCATGATTTGAATATACCGAAAGAACTTGGCTTGAGACATCGTGCAGCAATGGGAATCTCTCAACAGTCGGATGCACATGCTATTATTGTTTCGGAAGAAACAGGCGGTATCTCCGTTGCCTATCGCGGACAATTTTACCTTCGTCTGAATGCGGAAGAGCTGGAAAGCCTGCTGACAAAAGAAAACTGA